From Sphingobacterium bambusae:
GTTGAACTTTCTAGTTGTTTTTTGCCAGTTATCTTCTCTAGACTTGAAAAAAGGCGGGTTACAGAACACCGCGTCGAAACGATCTTCCGGAATGATGATACCTTTAAATACCTGATTTTTTTCTTCTTGCAGGCGCAAACTAATGTCACGCTTCAAGCCTACGTTGGACTTCAGAGTCGACTGCGCATGGTTTAATGCAGGAAGCTCAATATCCGTTCCCACGGCGCTCCACTGGTAGCTTCGCTGTGCGATGATCGGATAAATAACCGATGAGCCCGTGCCGATATCCAGCACCTTTACCTTAAATCCTTTGGGCACCACGCCGTCGTTATCTTTTGCGAGCAGATCGGCTACGTAATGCACATAGTCTGCACGTCCAGGAATGGGCGGGCAGAGGCTGTTTTTTAGAATGGACCAGTTGTCGATCTGGTAGTAATTTTTTAAGAGGCCTTTGTTGAGTTCGAATACAGCTTGTGGGTTTGAGAAATCGATAGACTCCTTACCTGTAGGCGTAGTAATAACGAAATCTTTTAATGCGGGGTTTTTTGTGCTTAGTTTTTTTATATCGTATCCGTTCAGATGCAGGTTGCGCGGATGTAGACTTTTGCTTACTGGTGTGCTCGACATAACATGTTATTTTAGGCAAAGGTACCATTATTATTGTTGTCTTTGGGGAAACTAGCTATATTTACTCCCTAAGATATCTCCTCACGCATTTTTTTGATAGATGATAGAATCAAACGTATTACTGGTCATGCTGCTTTTTTTCTTCATGGCTATGCTTTTTGTGCTCAGCCAGCGGCTGAAAATTTCCTATCCGATACTATTGGTGGTCGGTGGCCTACTGATCTCTCTGATACCGGGCACACCGCAGATAAGCCTGGACCCCAACATTATTTTTCTGGTCTTTCTACCGCCGTTATTATTTGAAGCAGCTTGGTATACCTCTTGGGATAATTTTCTGAAATGGCGACGTTCGATATTTATCATGGGCTTTGGGCTGGTTTTTGTTACCTCGCTGGCCATTGCTTATTTTTCGGTAGCTATTATCCCTTCATTTACCTTGGCACTGGGCTTTTTGTTGGGCGGTATTATATCGCCGCCCGATGCGGTGGCGGCAACTTCGGTGTTGAAGGGCGTCCGCATTCCTAAGAGGGGAATTACGATATTGGAGGGCGAAAGCTTGGTTAATGACGCGGCCTCTTTGACGGTATTCCGCTTTGCACTGGCGGCGATTATTTCGGGCACCTTCGTGCTGCAGGAGGCGGCTACCGAATTCCTTATTCTCGCCGTGATGGGCGTTGTCGTCGGGCTGGCGATTGCCCATGTGCTCTATATTTTTTTACGCTATGTCGCGAAATCGTCGAGCATTACGACACCCATTACGCTGATAGCGCCCTACATCATGTATATCGTGGCCGAGCATTTTGAGTGGTCGGGGGTGCTGGCGGTGGTGAGCGGGGGACTGTTCCTTTCGTATCGTGCAAAGGATTATATGAACCACCATACCCGAATACAAACGAAGGAAGTATGGGCTACGGTGGGCTTTTTGCTGAATGGTTTTGTGTTTATTTTGATCGGTCTAGAGTTGCCGATTATTGTCCAAGGGCTGGATGGATACTCCATTGAGGAGAGTGTAAAGTATGCGCTGTTGATTAGCGCTATCGTTATTGTGTTGCGTGTCGTTATGGTCTATCTATCTGCCTTCGTGCCTAGGTTGCTGTTTCCACATATACGACGAAAAGAAGTCAGCCCGGGTTGGAAGCTTCCCTTGGTGGTAGGCTGGGCTGGAATGCGCGGCGTAGTATCGCTCGCGTCTGCGCTTGCCATTCCCTTGACATTGGATAACGGCAGTTCCTTTCCTCACCGTAACCTGATTCTTTTCATCACCTTTGTGGTTATCTTGGTGACCTTGGTGTTTCAGGGCTTGACACTTCCTTTCTTGATTCGCTGGGTGAAACTAGAAGAGATGGATGAAGAGGTGCCAGAAAATGTACAGTTGGAGTCCATACGCTTGGCTTTGGCCAAGGAAGCGATCGATTATATGGATACGCATTATGCAGACGCTATGCAGCAATACGAAACGATTGCGCGCGTGAAGGAGCAATATCAACGTAGTGTACGCGCTACGGAGAGCGCGCTGGATGACGATGCACGACTTCGTTTGAGTGGTGTTCGCGCACTGTACAGCAAGGTAGCACTAGAGCTAATACAGGTGCGTCGGCAAGGCTTGGAGCGCTTTCGTAGCGAGAAGAAATTTGATGCAGAAGTCATCAAGCAGATCGAACATAATTTGGACTTGGAAGAGTCCCGCTTAATACACGGTTAATGGCAGATTTTGATATTAAAGAGTTTTTGGACGCTAAGGTCAGTTTGTTCAACAGGCCTAGTTTTATTGAGAACGACCCTATTTGTATACCACACCTGTTTTCAAAACAGCAGGATATCGAAGTGATGGGCTTTTTCGCTGCCATTCTTGCTTGGGGGCAGCGCAAAACGATCATCAACAAGTGTAACGAACTTATTGAGCGTTTTGACGGTGCCCCGGCACAATTTATTCAGCAACATCAGGAGCAGGATCTTAAGCAACTTCTCGGCTTTAAACACCGCACCTTTAATGATACCGATCTCCTTTATTTCGTCGCCTTTTTGCGCTTTCATTACCAGTCATTCTCCTCCTTGGAAGATGCTTTCCTTATCGGGCAAAAGCATGCACAAGTTTTTAGTATGGAGCAGGCACTCAATGCGTTCAAAGCTTACTTCTTTTCCTTGCACGACCACCCAATACGCACCAAAAAGCATATCAGCTCGCCGGCACAGAAATCCAGTTGCAAACGCTTGAACATGTTTCTGCGCTGGATGGTGCGCAAAGACGACCAAGGCGTAGATTTCGGGATCTGGAACCGCATTTCGCCAGGCGCACTCATCTGTCCCTGCGATGTGCACGTGGATCGTGTAGCGAGGCGATTTGGATTGATTGTCTCCGATAAGATCAATTGGAAAACGGCTGTGGAGCTCACGGAAAACCTCAAAGCTTTTGACCCGACTGATCCTGTGAAATATGATTTTGCGCTTTTTGGAATTGGTGTAGAGGGGGAGATATAGAAAGCGTGCGGCCGAACCGCACGCTTTCTAGGGTATATTATCTGGTCGCTATACGCAACAAGAGATCCACCATCCTGTTGGAGTAACCAAATTCATTGTCGTACCAACCCACTACTTTGACCAGTCCGCCCACAATAGATGTCAGCTGTGCATCGAATACACAGGAATAGGGGTTGTTGATGATATCCACCGATACGATAGGATCTTCAGTATAGAAGAGCACATTGGACAAACTTCCCGCGGCGGCTTCCTGAAACTTTTGATTTATAGCTTCGACCGTAGTCTCTGCTCGCAGTGTGCAGGTAAAGTCGGTGAGCGAACCATTGAGCACTGGAACACGAATACCTGCACCGCCCAGGCGGCCTTCCAAATGGCTAAACACATTAGTGATCGCTTTGGCCGCCCCTGTAGTCGTCGGAATGATAGAGGAGGATGCAGCGCGTGCGCGGCGAAGGTCGCGATGTGGTGCATCGTGCAGGTTCTGATCGCCCGTCATGGAATGCACCGTCGTGATGTAGCCATCTTTAATTCCCCAGTTTTCATCGAGGATCTTGACTAGCGGCGCTACGTTGTTGGTCGTACAGGATGCGTTGGAGAACAGATCGCTGCTCCAGTCGAAGTCCGTATCGTTAATACCCAAGACCACCGTAGGTACATCTTTATCTGTTGATGGCGCCGAGATGATCGTCTGTTTGGCACCTGCTAGCAAGTGCTTTGAAGCCTTCTCACGACTTGTAAAGAATCCAGTAGATTCGACAACAGCATGAATGCCTAAGCTTGCCCAAGGCAGGTTTGCCGGATCTTTTTCGCGAAACACCTGTATGCGATGACCATCTATATAGAGGCTTTCGGCATCGAAAGTAACCATATGCGGAAAAGGACCATGTACCGAATCATATTTCAACAGATGGGCGAGGGTAGCCGTATCCGTCAGATCGTTTATGGCGACAACCGAGATGCGCTCTTGCAGGCCACGACGGTAGATATTACGCAGGGTATGTCGGCCTATGCGACCAAAACCATTAATGGCTGTTTTCATTATTTGGTAAACTCCGCCAACACAAAACCGATCTCTTTCTCTCCGTCCCAACTGTTTTTTAACTTTCCGTCGGCACCGTAAACATAGTTTGCTGGGAATTGCTGCGGCACATGGAATTTCTGAATAAACTCTTGGTTTCGGTCATACAGTACTTCCACGTTGGGCTTATCGACGAGCTCTTTACCAAATGTTTCGAGAAAGGAAGCCATCAGGGCAGGGTCATTCATCGAAATGAAATAGAGGTTCACATCCTTGATCTTAGCATAGTTTTTAGCAAGAAGGCCTGCTTCGTGCTGGCAGTGTCCACAGCTGGGGTCGAAGAGTATAAATACACTATTTTTTCCGGTGGGGATATCCGCTTTGCTAAAACCAATGCCGGATTTTACTTTATAAAATTTGAAGTCAGGAATGTTGGTAGCGGCTTCCTTGGCCATAGCTGGAGCTGCTGCTGCAGGGGCTGACGCTGCCGCGTGTTCATGCTGAGCCGCAGCGGGCTGCTCTTGCGTCTGTTGCTCATTGGTTTGCGAGCTGCTGCCCGATTGACAAGCACTGAAATAAACCAACGCACTTAGTGCCATGCTGCTGAAAAAGTATTTCATGTATACGGTGTTTTTTTTGATATCCAAAACTAGGAAAATTTGACGCAAGGCGACCTATAAAAAGTAGGAAATGATGATAAAATGAAAAAAGGCTTCTGATTTTCACCAGAAGCCCTTTTTATATCGTTTGTTTCGTCCTTACGGCGCAACAACTTTTGCAGCAGGAACCTTCTCTTCCGAGATGTGTTTTCCTTTGCCCAAGTCATAAACAGCAGGAGCAGCAAGGATAATCGAGGAGTAAGTACCCACAATAATACCGATTAAGATGGCGAAAGAGAATCCGCGGATAACCTCACCA
This genomic window contains:
- the gap gene encoding type I glyceraldehyde-3-phosphate dehydrogenase, producing MKTAINGFGRIGRHTLRNIYRRGLQERISVVAINDLTDTATLAHLLKYDSVHGPFPHMVTFDAESLYIDGHRIQVFREKDPANLPWASLGIHAVVESTGFFTSREKASKHLLAGAKQTIISAPSTDKDVPTVVLGINDTDFDWSSDLFSNASCTTNNVAPLVKILDENWGIKDGYITTVHSMTGDQNLHDAPHRDLRRARAASSSIIPTTTGAAKAITNVFSHLEGRLGGAGIRVPVLNGSLTDFTCTLRAETTVEAINQKFQEAAAGSLSNVLFYTEDPIVSVDIINNPYSCVFDAQLTSIVGGLVKVVGWYDNEFGYSNRMVDLLLRIATR
- the rlmF gene encoding 23S rRNA (adenine(1618)-N(6))-methyltransferase RlmF, producing MSSTPVSKSLHPRNLHLNGYDIKKLSTKNPALKDFVITTPTGKESIDFSNPQAVFELNKGLLKNYYQIDNWSILKNSLCPPIPGRADYVHYVADLLAKDNDGVVPKGFKVKVLDIGTGSSVIYPIIAQRSYQWSAVGTDIELPALNHAQSTLKSNVGLKRDISLRLQEEKNQVFKGIIIPEDRFDAVFCNPPFFKSREDNWQKTTRKFNNLHKDSSKLPVQNFGGHPNELWCEGGEKQFIRTMIYESMDYKEQLGWITTLVSDKDNLKPLIAILEYHKVPKLEIIPMIHGNKSIRILVWKWS
- a CDS encoding TIGR02757 family protein; the protein is MADFDIKEFLDAKVSLFNRPSFIENDPICIPHLFSKQQDIEVMGFFAAILAWGQRKTIINKCNELIERFDGAPAQFIQQHQEQDLKQLLGFKHRTFNDTDLLYFVAFLRFHYQSFSSLEDAFLIGQKHAQVFSMEQALNAFKAYFFSLHDHPIRTKKHISSPAQKSSCKRLNMFLRWMVRKDDQGVDFGIWNRISPGALICPCDVHVDRVARRFGLIVSDKINWKTAVELTENLKAFDPTDPVKYDFALFGIGVEGEI
- a CDS encoding peroxiredoxin family protein; the protein is MKYFFSSMALSALVYFSACQSGSSSQTNEQQTQEQPAAAQHEHAAASAPAAAAPAMAKEAATNIPDFKFYKVKSGIGFSKADIPTGKNSVFILFDPSCGHCQHEAGLLAKNYAKIKDVNLYFISMNDPALMASFLETFGKELVDKPNVEVLYDRNQEFIQKFHVPQQFPANYVYGADGKLKNSWDGEKEIGFVLAEFTK
- a CDS encoding Na+/H+ antiporter, encoding MIESNVLLVMLLFFFMAMLFVLSQRLKISYPILLVVGGLLISLIPGTPQISLDPNIIFLVFLPPLLFEAAWYTSWDNFLKWRRSIFIMGFGLVFVTSLAIAYFSVAIIPSFTLALGFLLGGIISPPDAVAATSVLKGVRIPKRGITILEGESLVNDAASLTVFRFALAAIISGTFVLQEAATEFLILAVMGVVVGLAIAHVLYIFLRYVAKSSSITTPITLIAPYIMYIVAEHFEWSGVLAVVSGGLFLSYRAKDYMNHHTRIQTKEVWATVGFLLNGFVFILIGLELPIIVQGLDGYSIEESVKYALLISAIVIVLRVVMVYLSAFVPRLLFPHIRRKEVSPGWKLPLVVGWAGMRGVVSLASALAIPLTLDNGSSFPHRNLILFITFVVILVTLVFQGLTLPFLIRWVKLEEMDEEVPENVQLESIRLALAKEAIDYMDTHYADAMQQYETIARVKEQYQRSVRATESALDDDARLRLSGVRALYSKVALELIQVRRQGLERFRSEKKFDAEVIKQIEHNLDLEESRLIHG